The following proteins are encoded in a genomic region of bacterium:
- a CDS encoding aspartate aminotransferase family protein: MGESRTSAEYLQRARRVLSGGVNSNIRLAERPTPLFFIRGRGATLEDVDGRSYIDYVCGMGPIILGHADPRVTQAITAVLDQGLVFGGSHPLEIEVAERIAAAVPSVEVMRFCSSGSEAVHAALRIARAATGRRTVARFEGHYHGWLDTIYIGEQPHEPPAAPAVPGTRGQPASALADVAVLPWNDPEALAGAAQRYRGQIAAVILEPILCNTGVIPPKPGYVEAIRAWCDREGAVLIFDEVITGFRVALGGAQSLLGVRPDLTVLGKAVANGFPLSVVGGRRDLMEQVGTGAVLHGGTYNGNLPAMAAARATLQVLAADGGAVYEQITGTGHALMAGLRQAGAAAGVPVLVQGMGSVFHVWMSDRPSIDEPRAARSEGASKYARFAEAMVRRGVRPIPGGRWYLCAAHSTAHVARTVEAAAEALAEVCADAGHL, encoded by the coding sequence ATGGGGGAGAGCCGCACATCCGCGGAGTACCTGCAGCGCGCCCGCCGGGTGCTGTCGGGAGGCGTGAACAGCAACATCCGCCTCGCGGAGCGCCCCACCCCGCTCTTTTTCATCCGCGGCCGGGGGGCGACGCTGGAAGATGTCGACGGGCGGTCGTATATCGACTACGTCTGCGGGATGGGACCGATCATCCTCGGCCACGCCGACCCCCGGGTCACGCAGGCGATCACCGCGGTCCTCGATCAGGGGCTGGTCTTTGGGGGGTCGCACCCGCTGGAGATCGAAGTGGCGGAGCGCATCGCCGCGGCCGTCCCGTCCGTGGAGGTCATGCGGTTCTGCTCCTCGGGCTCCGAGGCGGTTCACGCCGCGCTGCGCATCGCCCGGGCCGCCACCGGGCGGCGGACGGTCGCCCGGTTCGAGGGGCACTATCACGGCTGGCTGGACACGATCTATATCGGAGAGCAGCCCCACGAGCCGCCGGCGGCGCCGGCCGTCCCGGGGACCCGGGGGCAGCCCGCCTCCGCGCTCGCGGACGTCGCCGTCCTCCCCTGGAACGACCCCGAGGCGCTCGCGGGGGCCGCCCAGCGGTACCGCGGGCAGATCGCCGCGGTGATCCTCGAGCCGATCCTGTGCAATACGGGGGTGATCCCGCCGAAGCCGGGCTACGTCGAGGCGATCCGTGCGTGGTGCGACCGCGAAGGCGCGGTGCTGATCTTCGACGAGGTGATCACCGGATTTCGGGTCGCCCTCGGCGGGGCGCAGTCACTGCTCGGGGTCCGGCCCGATCTCACGGTCCTCGGCAAGGCGGTGGCGAACGGGTTCCCGCTGAGCGTGGTCGGCGGGCGTCGAGATCTCATGGAACAAGTCGGCACCGGCGCGGTGCTGCACGGTGGGACGTACAACGGCAACCTCCCGGCGATGGCCGCGGCGCGCGCCACGCTCCAGGTCCTCGCCGCCGACGGGGGCGCCGTGTACGAGCAGATCACCGGAACCGGGCACGCGTTGATGGCGGGGCTCCGGCAGGCGGGAGCGGCGGCCGGGGTGCCGGTCCTCGTTCAGGGGATGGGGTCCGTCTTCCACGTGTGGATGAGCGACCGGCCCTCGATCGACGAGCCGCGTGCGGCGCGCAGCGAGGGGGCTTCGAAGTACGCCCGCTTCGCCGAGGCGATGGTACGCCGGGGGGTGCGCCCCATCCCCGGGGGCCGATGGTACCTCTGCGCCGCCCATTCCACCGCGCACGTCGCGCGGACGGTGGAGGCCGCCGCCGAGGCGCTGGCCGAGGTGTGCGCCGATGCGGGCCACTTGTGA
- a CDS encoding alpha-amylase/4-alpha-glucanotransferase domain-containing protein — MHPVVLSLAIHNHQPVGNFDYVFADAADRAYAPMIAALERHPTIRLALHYSGPLLDWLRPHRPELLDRIHGLAGRGQVEVMTGGYYEPILAIIPDADKRGQIEKLTREIAAEFGTAADGLWLAERVWEPHLARPLGEAGVRYTIVDDTHFHAVGLDEPQLLGYYMTEEAGVPLAIFPSLKRLRYLVPWAPVEDVIAYLRTLADSDVRTDGRSAALDLAVMGDDGEKFGLWPGTYAHCWEHGWIDRFFAALEATPWIEVVPPGEYRRSREPAGRIYLPAATYDEMAEWALPADRAERLSHLKRQLEGSPWAEVLPFIRGGFWRHFLVKYAEVNTLHHLALRAGEKVAAMPPGDARARALEDLWAGECNCPYWHGVFGGVYLPHIRGAAFSHLVAAEAAAEAARHPGAHAIGDAADLNGDGRTEVRLATDVLVLTVDPGRGGSVVEWDYRPAPRHLGNVLTRRRERYHADLLRAVETGAAQAVTGEPETIHTAAVRVKEPGLERFLIYDRTRRPSLRMRLVPEGTTPEQCWRGEEDDLADLADGAYTWDLDLTDARASVRLHREGGTAGGRVVVDRTVEAQPGLHGLLHTTRLRWEGPAPLRAVAIEEWGIGVFGGPDDVWVEAAGVRSSLHDLGTLPPTARVTVEEAWSGLRLGFDLGGPAAIWTLPLFTISNSEGGYERNFQGAVLLICRSVELPPGGDTAHATRCTIAVAPR; from the coding sequence ATGCATCCGGTCGTTCTGTCGCTCGCGATCCACAACCACCAGCCGGTCGGCAACTTCGATTACGTCTTCGCCGACGCCGCGGACCGCGCGTACGCGCCGATGATCGCGGCGCTCGAACGTCACCCCACGATCCGCCTGGCCCTCCACTACTCCGGCCCCCTCCTCGACTGGCTGCGGCCGCACCGCCCAGAGCTCCTCGACCGGATTCACGGGCTGGCGGGGCGCGGGCAGGTGGAGGTCATGACGGGCGGGTACTACGAACCGATCCTCGCCATCATTCCGGACGCGGACAAGCGCGGCCAAATTGAGAAGCTCACGCGCGAGATCGCCGCGGAGTTTGGGACCGCGGCCGATGGCCTCTGGCTGGCCGAGCGGGTGTGGGAACCGCACCTGGCCCGGCCGCTCGGCGAGGCGGGGGTCCGGTACACGATCGTGGACGACACACATTTTCACGCCGTCGGCCTCGACGAGCCCCAGTTGCTGGGGTACTACATGACCGAAGAGGCCGGCGTCCCGCTCGCCATCTTCCCGAGCTTGAAGCGCCTTCGATACCTCGTCCCGTGGGCGCCGGTCGAAGACGTCATCGCCTACCTCCGAACGCTTGCCGACAGTGATGTCCGCACCGACGGCCGCTCGGCCGCGCTCGATCTCGCGGTGATGGGGGACGACGGCGAGAAATTCGGCCTCTGGCCGGGGACCTACGCGCACTGTTGGGAGCACGGCTGGATCGACCGGTTCTTCGCGGCGCTCGAGGCGACGCCGTGGATCGAGGTCGTCCCTCCCGGCGAGTACCGTCGGTCGCGCGAGCCCGCGGGGCGGATCTACCTTCCCGCCGCCACCTACGATGAGATGGCGGAGTGGGCGCTGCCCGCGGATCGAGCCGAGCGTCTGTCGCACCTCAAGCGCCAGCTCGAAGGCAGCCCGTGGGCGGAGGTGCTCCCGTTCATCCGCGGGGGGTTCTGGCGGCACTTCCTCGTGAAATACGCGGAGGTCAATACGCTGCACCACCTCGCGCTCCGAGCCGGGGAAAAGGTCGCCGCGATGCCGCCCGGCGACGCCCGGGCCCGGGCGCTCGAGGACCTCTGGGCGGGGGAGTGCAACTGCCCGTACTGGCACGGGGTCTTCGGGGGGGTCTACCTCCCGCACATCCGCGGCGCCGCCTTCAGTCATCTCGTCGCCGCCGAAGCTGCGGCGGAGGCGGCCCGACATCCCGGGGCGCATGCGATCGGCGATGCCGCCGACCTGAACGGGGACGGCCGGACCGAAGTGCGGCTGGCGACCGACGTGCTGGTGCTGACCGTCGATCCGGGGCGCGGCGGGAGCGTGGTGGAGTGGGACTACCGGCCCGCACCCCGCCATCTTGGGAACGTACTCACCCGCCGCCGCGAGCGCTACCACGCGGACCTCCTCCGCGCGGTCGAAACCGGCGCCGCGCAGGCGGTGACGGGGGAACCCGAAACGATTCACACCGCGGCGGTGCGGGTCAAGGAGCCGGGCCTGGAACGATTCCTGATCTACGATCGCACCCGCCGCCCGAGCCTGCGGATGCGCCTGGTCCCGGAAGGGACCACGCCGGAGCAGTGCTGGCGCGGTGAGGAGGATGACCTGGCAGACCTCGCCGATGGGGCCTACACCTGGGACCTCGACCTCACGGACGCGCGCGCCTCCGTCCGCCTGCACCGGGAGGGGGGCACGGCCGGGGGACGGGTCGTGGTGGACCGCACGGTCGAGGCGCAGCCGGGCCTGCACGGGCTGCTCCACACCACGCGGCTGCGGTGGGAGGGCCCGGCCCCCCTGCGCGCGGTGGCGATTGAGGAATGGGGGATCGGGGTGTTCGGGGGGCCGGACGACGTGTGGGTCGAGGCGGCCGGGGTGCGGTCCTCCCTGCACGACCTCGGCACGCTCCCACCGACCGCGCGGGTGACGGTGGAAGAGGCGTGGTCGGGGCTGAGGCTCGGCTTCGACCTCGGCGGGCCCGCGGCGATCTGGACGCTTCCGCTGTTCACGATCTCAAACTCCGAGGGCGGGTACGAGCGGAACTTTCAGGGCGCCGTGCTGCTGATCTGTCGATCGGTCGAGCTGCCGCCGGGCGGCGATACGGCGCACGCGACCCGGTGCACGATCGCGGTCGCGCCGCGGTAG
- a CDS encoding YoaK family protein, whose translation MRIDGTPPAVPRRRLALLLGGSAGYLDAISYLALGIFTANMTGNTVLLGIAIGQGHWLGVARALLAIAAFVAGAAGGSLLLHGRRRLGSVFGVEGACLLLGLAVWVPLRHPHPGSVIPVPTALPLIALLSAAMGAQSAAVRRVGEQRISTTYVTGTLTSLAVDTVSEILARRERRSRLAPEAPRPTARALPLLTGVWAAYVAGALVGGFSQQRWGFWSVVLPVVVLAGAAAWDLPRSAP comes from the coding sequence GTGCGCATCGACGGCACCCCGCCCGCAGTCCCCCGGCGCCGTCTGGCGCTGCTCCTCGGCGGGTCGGCCGGCTACCTCGACGCGATCAGCTATCTCGCCCTCGGCATCTTCACCGCCAACATGACCGGCAACACCGTCCTCCTCGGGATCGCCATCGGGCAGGGTCACTGGCTGGGGGTGGCGCGCGCGCTGCTCGCCATCGCCGCGTTCGTGGCCGGAGCGGCCGGGGGTTCGCTGCTCCTGCACGGGCGGCGGCGGTTGGGGAGCGTGTTCGGTGTGGAGGGCGCCTGCCTGCTCCTGGGGCTGGCCGTGTGGGTCCCCCTCCGGCACCCCCATCCCGGGAGCGTCATCCCCGTCCCCACCGCCCTTCCGTTGATCGCGCTGCTCAGCGCGGCGATGGGCGCGCAGAGCGCTGCGGTACGCCGGGTGGGTGAGCAGCGGATCTCTACGACCTACGTCACCGGAACGCTGACCAGCCTGGCCGTGGACACGGTCTCGGAGATCCTGGCCCGGCGCGAACGCCGGTCTCGGCTCGCCCCGGAGGCCCCCCGCCCGACCGCGAGGGCGTTGCCGCTGCTCACCGGGGTCTGGGCGGCCTACGTCGCGGGGGCGCTGGTCGGCGGGTTTTCGCAGCAGCGCTGGGGGTTTTGGTCGGTCGTCCTGCCGGTGGTCGTCCTCGCCGGTGCGGCGGCGTGGGATCTACCGCGCTCGGCCCCGTGA
- a CDS encoding DoxX family membrane protein, with protein MTEPHPARLSSGSAARIDLALLLLRVILAAVFGAYGYAKWAGGMGRFEAILMTAHLPFPGVTGRAVATLESGGAILLLLGLGTRLVGVLLVVEMTTAIAKVVWPLGFVGGFALELTLLTVALALALAGGGRFSVGRDSLSR; from the coding sequence GTGACTGAGCCCCACCCGGCGCGTCTGAGCTCCGGAAGCGCGGCCAGGATCGACCTCGCACTGCTCCTGCTGCGGGTGATCCTGGCCGCGGTCTTTGGCGCCTACGGATACGCGAAATGGGCCGGCGGCATGGGCCGGTTCGAGGCGATCCTGATGACCGCGCACCTGCCGTTCCCCGGCGTGACCGGGCGCGCCGTCGCCACGCTCGAGTCCGGGGGAGCCATCCTGCTCCTCCTGGGACTGGGCACCCGGCTGGTCGGCGTGCTGCTCGTGGTGGAGATGACGACCGCCATCGCCAAGGTGGTCTGGCCGCTGGGGTTTGTCGGCGGATTCGCGCTCGAGCTCACGCTGCTCACCGTCGCCCTCGCGCTCGCCCTCGCCGGCGGCGGGCGGTTCTCCGTCGGGCGCGATTCCCTCTCCCGATAA
- a CDS encoding FAD-binding oxidoreductase: MSGALADRAREIVGPDHLVTDPAALAPYAVDGVRPAAAARPGTPEETGAMLAAAGERGAGVLPRGGGAHQHLGGVPTRADLIIDTTRLAGVTDYVPADYVVTVRAGTRLRDLQAELDAHAQWLPLDPPGERTATVGGLIAANRNGPRRLLYGSIRDMLIGIRVALPTGEVIKAGGKVVKNVAGYDLVKLFIGSFGAAGVITEATFKISPHPRDGQTVFVIVPGLRAASDLTTAVMRSYLLPSALEAVSPAALRRLAPAAGLAAPPDGAWGVLLLAEGMAESRARHVNEMRTLVGAESHLEVVDGTAHDALWGAVAEFPSPDVHPGGVVVRVGGPIARWAEVAAALEGIPAAGPVEVLAHAGVGLLYAACAAQDGPALVESLGAVSGTIGGYAVVEAAPVALKPRLPLWGPPPGGIELMRKLRGQYDPRGIMIPGRLGWGLS, from the coding sequence ATGAGCGGGGCCCTCGCGGACCGGGCGCGCGAGATCGTGGGCCCGGACCACCTGGTCACCGACCCCGCCGCCCTCGCCCCCTATGCGGTGGATGGGGTCCGCCCCGCCGCCGCCGCCCGACCGGGGACCCCGGAGGAAACCGGAGCGATGCTTGCCGCCGCCGGCGAGCGCGGCGCGGGAGTCCTCCCCCGCGGCGGGGGGGCGCACCAGCACCTCGGCGGCGTGCCGACCCGGGCCGATCTCATCATCGACACCACCCGCCTGGCGGGGGTCACTGACTACGTACCGGCCGACTACGTGGTGACCGTGCGGGCGGGAACCCGCCTGAGGGATCTGCAGGCCGAGCTCGACGCGCACGCCCAGTGGCTGCCGCTCGATCCCCCAGGGGAGCGGACCGCCACCGTCGGCGGGCTCATCGCCGCCAACCGCAACGGGCCGCGGCGGCTCCTCTACGGGTCGATCCGCGACATGCTGATCGGGATCCGGGTCGCGCTGCCGACCGGCGAGGTGATCAAGGCCGGGGGAAAGGTCGTCAAGAACGTCGCCGGCTACGACTTGGTGAAATTGTTCATCGGCTCGTTTGGCGCGGCCGGGGTGATCACGGAGGCGACGTTCAAAATCTCGCCGCACCCTCGGGATGGCCAGACCGTCTTCGTCATCGTGCCCGGCCTTCGGGCGGCGTCCGACCTGACGACGGCGGTGATGCGATCGTACCTGCTGCCGTCCGCGCTCGAGGCGGTGAGCCCCGCCGCGCTCCGCCGGCTCGCGCCGGCCGCCGGGCTCGCCGCCCCTCCCGACGGCGCGTGGGGGGTGCTGCTGCTGGCCGAGGGGATGGCGGAGAGCCGCGCGCGGCACGTAAACGAGATGCGGACCCTGGTCGGCGCGGAGAGCCACCTGGAGGTTGTGGACGGGACGGCGCACGACGCGCTGTGGGGGGCGGTGGCGGAGTTCCCCTCCCCCGACGTCCACCCCGGTGGGGTCGTCGTGCGGGTGGGCGGCCCGATCGCGCGCTGGGCCGAGGTGGCGGCCGCACTGGAGGGGATCCCCGCGGCGGGCCCCGTGGAAGTCCTCGCCCACGCCGGCGTCGGGCTCCTCTACGCCGCCTGCGCCGCCCAGGACGGCCCCGCCCTCGTCGAATCGCTCGGGGCGGTCTCCGGCACGATCGGCGGCTACGCCGTCGTGGAGGCGGCGCCCGTGGCCCTCAAACCGCGGCTGCCGCTGTGGGGTCCCCCGCCGGGCGGGATCGAGCTGATGCGGAAGCTGCGCGGACAATACGACCCGCGCGGGATCATGATCCCGGGGCGGTTGGGGTGGGGGCTGTCGTGA
- a CDS encoding tetratricopeptide repeat protein, translating into MHALAGSLLVVSLAAGGVSAHDAGGPGTSSNQATQVNPQAKALFDQGEGYSKEQKWDLAIAAYQQAVGIDPKYVEAWTNLAHAYRKTTQYSKALVAYQQAVGLKPDFPNAHEYLARTYLAVGNKDAAMREYEIVKRLDSKMAADLLKAIQANDPDLGDSD; encoded by the coding sequence ATGCACGCGCTCGCAGGCAGTTTGCTCGTCGTCTCTCTGGCGGCGGGAGGGGTATCGGCGCACGACGCCGGCGGCCCCGGCACATCGTCGAACCAGGCCACCCAGGTCAACCCCCAGGCGAAGGCCCTCTTCGATCAGGGGGAGGGCTACTCGAAGGAGCAGAAGTGGGACCTGGCCATTGCCGCCTACCAGCAGGCTGTGGGCATCGACCCGAAGTACGTCGAGGCGTGGACCAACCTGGCGCACGCCTATCGCAAGACCACGCAGTACAGCAAAGCCCTCGTCGCTTACCAACAGGCTGTCGGCCTGAAGCCGGATTTCCCGAACGCGCACGAGTACCTGGCGCGGACCTACTTGGCGGTGGGCAACAAAGATGCCGCGATGCGCGAGTATGAGATCGTGAAGCGCCTGGATTCCAAGATGGCGGCGGATCTGCTCAAGGCGATCCAGGCGAACGATCCCGATTTGGGGGACAGTGACTGA
- a CDS encoding MDR family MFS transporter, with protein MNRRSVVTVAAMLGMFLAAIDQTAVGTAMPTITRALGGLALYSWVFAAYQLAFVTTTPIFGRLADLYGRKRIYLTGILWFIGASVLCGLSHTMGQLVVFRLLQGIGGGAVLPIALTIVADLFPVEQRLRIQGIFSGVWGFAAVVGPLLGGFLTDHASWRWIFFLNVPAGLVATMIITISFVDPVTRREGGIDYPGIGILTGAAVALLLLLLWGGQAFSWWSPPAVGLAAVCAALALLFVRIERRARHPFLPLTLFDDRVVAVGSVGGFLLGASMFSAVVYIPLFVQGVIQTSATTAGAVLIPFMLCWTCGSIAGSRVALRWGYRPVMVIGMTLMVTGFTLLARLTAETSVQRVFVPMVVLGVGMGLTATMFMISMQNAVARELRGIATSVSIFSRNIGSAIGISAQGAVLIGVLTRRAEALAGTAGLGIPRITDPQVALDASVQAHLTAGGHESFRQALAQGIHSIFLVGLGLVAAGLLLVVVYMPAGSVLALSPAGAGGGGEAD; from the coding sequence GTGAACCGGCGGAGCGTCGTCACCGTCGCGGCGATGCTGGGGATGTTCCTCGCCGCCATCGACCAGACCGCGGTGGGCACGGCGATGCCGACCATCACGCGAGCCCTCGGCGGCCTCGCGCTGTACTCCTGGGTCTTCGCCGCGTACCAGCTGGCGTTCGTTACCACCACCCCGATCTTCGGCCGGCTCGCCGACCTCTACGGCCGGAAGCGAATTTACCTCACCGGCATCCTGTGGTTCATCGGGGCGTCGGTCCTCTGCGGGCTGTCCCACACCATGGGACAACTGGTCGTGTTCCGGCTGCTCCAGGGAATCGGCGGTGGGGCGGTGCTGCCGATTGCGCTCACGATCGTCGCCGACTTGTTCCCGGTGGAGCAGCGCCTCCGGATTCAGGGGATCTTCAGCGGCGTCTGGGGGTTCGCGGCGGTCGTCGGCCCGCTCCTCGGCGGCTTCCTGACCGACCACGCCAGCTGGCGGTGGATCTTCTTCCTCAACGTGCCCGCCGGCCTCGTCGCCACGATGATCATCACGATCTCGTTCGTCGACCCGGTGACGCGGCGGGAGGGCGGCATCGATTACCCCGGCATCGGCATCCTCACCGGCGCCGCGGTCGCGCTCCTGCTGCTCCTGCTCTGGGGGGGGCAGGCCTTTTCGTGGTGGTCGCCCCCGGCGGTGGGGCTGGCGGCGGTCTGCGCGGCGCTCGCGCTGCTCTTCGTCCGGATCGAACGGCGGGCGCGGCATCCGTTCCTTCCACTAACGCTGTTCGACGATCGCGTCGTCGCCGTGGGGTCGGTCGGCGGATTTCTGCTCGGCGCGAGTATGTTCAGCGCGGTGGTGTACATCCCGCTGTTCGTTCAGGGCGTGATCCAGACAAGCGCCACGACCGCCGGCGCGGTGCTGATCCCGTTCATGCTCTGCTGGACCTGCGGCAGCATCGCCGGAAGCCGGGTGGCGTTGCGGTGGGGGTACCGGCCGGTGATGGTGATCGGCATGACCCTCATGGTCACCGGGTTTACGCTCCTCGCCCGCCTCACCGCCGAGACCTCGGTCCAGCGGGTCTTCGTCCCGATGGTCGTCCTCGGCGTCGGCATGGGGCTCACGGCGACGATGTTCATGATCTCCATGCAGAACGCGGTGGCGCGCGAGTTGCGCGGGATCGCCACCTCGGTCAGCATCTTCTCCCGCAACATCGGGAGCGCGATCGGAATCAGCGCGCAAGGCGCGGTTCTGATCGGCGTGCTGACGCGGCGCGCCGAGGCCCTCGCCGGCACGGCGGGGCTGGGGATCCCGCGGATCACGGACCCGCAGGTGGCCCTCGACGCCAGCGTCCAGGCGCATCTCACCGCCGGGGGCCACGAGTCGTTCCGCCAGGCGCTGGCGCAGGGGATCCACAGCATCTTCCTCGTCGGGCTGGGGCTGGTCGCGGCCGGCCTCCTGCTGGTGGTCGTGTACATGCCGGCGGGGAGCGTGCTCGCACTCAGTCCCGCCGGTGCAGGCGGAGGCGGAGAGGCGGACTGA
- a CDS encoding metalloregulator ArsR/SmtB family transcription factor, whose product MPRQPDPGDLIRYADMFAAMGTEARLRIMRLLLSAHPGGLVVGEIQAALDIPNSTLSHHLEKLRHEQLVTVRREGTYLWYAAHTGSLRELLGFLYAECCTRNQAVNPRPVAWVGTPV is encoded by the coding sequence ATGCCGCGGCAACCCGACCCCGGGGATCTCATCCGCTATGCCGACATGTTCGCCGCGATGGGGACGGAAGCGCGGCTGCGCATCATGCGGCTGCTGTTGTCGGCCCACCCCGGCGGCTTGGTGGTCGGGGAGATCCAGGCTGCGCTGGATATCCCGAACTCCACACTCTCCCATCACCTGGAGAAACTCCGCCATGAGCAGTTGGTCACCGTCCGGCGCGAGGGCACCTACCTGTGGTACGCCGCGCACACCGGCTCGCTACGTGAGCTGTTGGGGTTCCTCTACGCGGAGTGTTGCACCCGGAACCAAGCCGTCAATCCCCGCCCCGTCGCGTGGGTGGGGACGCCGGTGTGA
- a CDS encoding arsenite methyltransferase — MELKDAIRDKYARAAIRVAGGGGGCCASACCGPSGAGDPVTANLYDQEQVAEVPPEALRASLGCGNPTALAHLHPGETVLDLGSGGGIDVLLSAKRVGPTGKAYGLDITEEMLALARANQHRAGVRNAEFLMGEIERIPLPDDSVDVIISNCVINLSGEKDRVFAEAFRVLRPGGRLAVSDVVIQGEMPDDLRRSMELWVGCVAGALEVREYAEKLGRAGFEAIGVEPTRVYRVDDAREFLSGCGVDVEAHAPRIDGRVMSAFIRARKPAARQDRPRR, encoded by the coding sequence ATGGAGCTCAAGGACGCGATCCGGGACAAATACGCGCGGGCGGCGATCCGCGTCGCCGGCGGTGGGGGCGGGTGCTGCGCGAGCGCCTGCTGCGGGCCCTCCGGCGCCGGCGATCCCGTGACGGCGAACCTGTATGATCAGGAACAGGTCGCCGAGGTGCCGCCGGAAGCCCTTCGGGCCTCCCTGGGATGCGGGAACCCCACGGCGCTGGCCCACCTGCACCCGGGAGAAACGGTGCTCGATTTGGGATCGGGGGGTGGGATTGACGTCCTCCTCTCCGCCAAACGCGTCGGGCCCACCGGAAAGGCCTACGGGCTTGACATAACCGAGGAAATGCTGGCCCTGGCGCGGGCCAATCAGCACCGGGCGGGAGTTCGCAACGCCGAATTCCTGATGGGCGAGATCGAGCGCATCCCCCTGCCCGATGACTCGGTCGATGTCATCATCTCGAACTGCGTGATCAATCTCTCCGGCGAGAAGGACCGGGTCTTTGCCGAAGCTTTCCGCGTCCTCAGGCCCGGCGGGCGCCTCGCCGTGTCGGACGTCGTGATCCAGGGGGAGATGCCGGACGACCTCCGGCGCAGCATGGAACTGTGGGTGGGCTGCGTCGCGGGGGCGCTGGAGGTGCGCGAGTACGCCGAAAAGCTGGGGCGGGCGGGGTTTGAGGCGATTGGCGTGGAGCCCACCCGCGTCTACCGCGTGGACGACGCGCGCGAATTCCTTTCCGGCTGCGGGGTTGATGTCGAAGCCCATGCACCGCGCATCGACGGCCGGGTGATGAGCGCGTTCATTCGGGCGCGCAAGCCCGCGGCGCGGCAGGATCGCCCGCGGCGCTAG
- a CDS encoding glycosyltransferase codes for MATDGNSLDRYRDVAPPGSVDALYRFGERVRGKQFVHVNSTRYGGGVAEMLHRLLPLLNQLGVETRWEVLQGDEEFFRITKSFHNAFQGDEQAISAEMLEHYLEANRRNAARLDLDGDLILIHDPQPAALIERRGRGAWVWRCHIDASHPQRRVWAFFRPLISRYDAAVFSLPRFAQRLGIPQYLIYPSIDPLSDKNRDLPAEEVQAVLARLGIPQDKPILLQVSRFDRFKDPVGVVQAYRLVKKHDDCRLVLAGGGAVDDPEGPKVLAEVQATAAGDPDVHVLVLPDNANVEINALQRAATIVLQKSTREGFGLTVAEAMWKGKPVIGGFAGGITVQIVFGTTGYTVNSPEGAAFRVRYLLNNPQVAMRMGENAREYVRRNFLITRHLADLLALLALRTRAA; via the coding sequence ATGGCGACTGACGGGAACTCCCTCGACCGGTACCGGGACGTCGCTCCCCCGGGCTCGGTCGACGCGCTGTACCGGTTCGGCGAGCGGGTGCGGGGCAAGCAATTCGTGCACGTCAATTCGACCCGATACGGCGGCGGGGTGGCCGAGATGCTCCACCGCCTCCTCCCGCTCCTGAACCAGCTGGGGGTGGAGACCCGGTGGGAAGTCCTCCAGGGCGACGAGGAGTTCTTCCGCATCACGAAGAGCTTCCACAACGCCTTCCAGGGGGACGAGCAGGCGATCTCCGCGGAGATGCTCGAGCACTACCTGGAGGCGAACCGGCGAAACGCTGCGCGGCTTGACCTGGACGGCGATCTCATCCTGATCCACGATCCTCAGCCGGCGGCGCTGATCGAACGCCGGGGGCGGGGCGCGTGGGTGTGGCGGTGCCACATCGACGCCTCGCACCCGCAGCGGCGCGTCTGGGCCTTCTTTCGCCCCCTCATCTCCCGGTACGACGCCGCGGTGTTCTCGCTGCCCCGGTTCGCCCAGCGCCTAGGGATCCCGCAGTATCTGATCTACCCGAGCATCGATCCGCTCAGCGACAAGAATCGAGACCTCCCCGCGGAAGAGGTCCAGGCCGTGCTGGCCCGGTTGGGGATCCCCCAGGACAAGCCGATCCTGCTCCAGGTGTCCCGGTTCGACCGGTTCAAAGACCCGGTGGGGGTCGTTCAGGCCTACCGGTTGGTGAAGAAGCACGACGACTGCCGACTGGTGTTGGCGGGCGGTGGTGCGGTCGACGATCCCGAAGGCCCCAAGGTTCTCGCGGAGGTCCAAGCGACGGCGGCCGGCGATCCGGATGTCCACGTCCTCGTCCTGCCGGATAACGCCAACGTCGAGATCAACGCGCTCCAGCGCGCCGCCACGATTGTGCTCCAAAAGTCCACTCGCGAGGGGTTCGGGCTGACCGTCGCGGAGGCGATGTGGAAGGGGAAGCCGGTGATCGGCGGATTTGCCGGGGGGATCACCGTGCAGATCGTCTTCGGGACGACGGGATACACGGTGAACTCTCCGGAGGGTGCCGCGTTCCGGGTGCGCTACCTGCTGAACAATCCGCAGGTGGCCATGCGGATGGGAGAGAACGCGCGCGAGTACGTCCGGCGAAACTTCCTGATCACCCGCCACCTCGCCGATCTTCTGGCGCTCCTGGCGCTGCGCACCCGGGCGGCGTGA